A window of Rhododendron vialii isolate Sample 1 chromosome 11a, ASM3025357v1 contains these coding sequences:
- the LOC131308741 gene encoding uncharacterized protein LOC131308741, giving the protein MDRRWYNGGEEPEPYSRDKGQQKSEAYDETVLEDLDDDFRLPISHRPTENVDLDNVEQASLDTKLTSSNVGFRLLQKMGWKGKGLGKDEQGITEPIKSGMRDPKLGIGKQEEDDYFTAEENIQRRKLDIELEETEEIAKKREVIAEREQKIQTEVKEIRKVFFCELCNKQYKLAVEFEAHLSSYDHNHRKRFKEMREMHGTSSRDDRQKREQQRQEREIAKFAQIADARKQQLQQQEQPEQPGIAVASAATRSASVLADQEQRKALKFGFSSKGGTSKNLVGNAAKKPKVAVASVFGNDSDEEWGAPPPPPPPPPQAGHQSNYG; this is encoded by the exons ATGGACCGGAGATGGTACAACGGCGGAGAGGAACCCGAGCCGTACTCTAGAGATAAAGGACAACAGAAATCGGAG GCTTATGATGAGACTGTTCTTGAGGATCTTGATGATGATTTCCGTCTTCCAATTAGTCACAGACCAACAGAAAACGTAGATCTTGATAATGTGGAACAAGCATCACTCGACACAAAGTTGACATCATCTAATGTTGGCTTTAGGCTTCTCCAGAAGATGGGGTGGAAAGGAAAAGGTCTTGGGAAGGATGAGCAAG GAATAACTGAGCCAATAAAATCTGGTATGAGGGATCCAAAATTAGGGATTGGAAAACAAGAGGAAGACGATTATTTTACTGCGGAAGAAAATATCCAGCGAAGAAAACTTGATATTGAGTTAGAGGAAACGGAGGAGATAGCAAAGAAGCGGGAG GTTATAGCAGAACGTGAGCAGAAAATTCAGACCGAGGTGAAAGAAATACGAAAGGTGTTCTTTTGTGAGCTCTGTAATAAGCAATACAAATTGGCTGTGGAGTTTGAAGCGCACCTGAGTTCGTATGACCACAATCATAGAAAG CGTTTtaaagaaatgagagaaatgcaTGGAACTAGCAGTCGTGACGACAGGCAGAAACGAGAACAGCAACGTCAGGAGAGGGAAATAGCCAAGTTTGCTCAGAT TGCCGATGCCCGTAAGCAGCAGTTGCAGCAGCAAGAGCAGCCAGAGCAACCTGGAATTGCCGTGGCTTCTGCCGCAACTAGAAGTGCTAGTGTACTTGCTGATCAAGAGCAACGGAAGGCATTAAAGTTTGGTTTTTCCTCAAAAGGTGGCACCTCCAAG AACTTGGTTGGTAATGCTGCAAAGAAGCCGAAAGTAGCGGTGGCGTCAGTTTTTGGCAATGATAGTGACGAAGAATGgggagccccccccccccccccccccccccccccccaagctGGGCACCAGTCGAACTATGGATAG